A DNA window from Microcystis aeruginosa NIES-843 contains the following coding sequences:
- a CDS encoding DUF1517 domain-containing protein, translating into MIDKILTKVRSLAKPLLVLGLVTTLILGNVSSALAASGGRMGGGSFRAPSRSISPSRGGGYSSPGYGGGIGFPFLLPFFWGGGGGGLISLLIFFAIANFLVNAFRNGGGSDENGMTIESGYETVSVAKVQVGLLANARYLQQELNQIALTVDTSTSEGRVEVLQESALALLRHPEYWVYGNVDCQQTSLSSAEAKFNQWSLNERGKLTAETLTNYNNQLRQGSQENILPESAGELAKTAPEGYILVTILAGIVGKFSLAKINDSQDLKQALQQIGSMGGDRLLAVEVIWTPQSEGDILSQDDILANYPDLKLV; encoded by the coding sequence ATGATTGACAAAATTTTAACTAAAGTTCGATCGCTTGCCAAGCCGCTATTAGTTCTAGGATTAGTGACAACGCTGATTTTAGGCAATGTTTCCAGTGCTTTAGCGGCATCGGGGGGTAGAATGGGGGGCGGTAGTTTTCGCGCCCCTAGTCGCAGTATTAGCCCTTCTAGAGGTGGTGGTTACAGTTCCCCCGGTTACGGTGGAGGTATTGGTTTTCCCTTCCTCTTACCCTTCTTTTGGGGTGGTGGTGGCGGTGGCTTAATTTCTCTGTTAATCTTTTTTGCTATTGCCAATTTCCTCGTTAATGCTTTCCGTAATGGTGGAGGCAGTGATGAGAATGGTATGACGATAGAATCCGGTTATGAAACCGTCTCCGTGGCTAAAGTACAGGTGGGTTTGTTGGCTAATGCCCGTTATCTGCAACAAGAATTAAATCAAATCGCCCTAACTGTGGATACTAGCACCTCCGAGGGACGCGTCGAAGTCTTACAAGAATCGGCCCTCGCCCTGTTACGTCATCCGGAATACTGGGTTTATGGTAACGTCGATTGCCAACAAACCAGCCTCAGCAGTGCAGAAGCGAAGTTTAATCAGTGGTCTCTCAACGAACGCGGTAAACTAACGGCGGAAACCTTAACTAATTACAATAATCAACTGCGTCAAGGTTCTCAAGAAAATATTTTACCCGAATCGGCTGGGGAATTAGCTAAAACCGCACCGGAAGGCTATATTTTGGTGACTATTTTAGCCGGCATTGTCGGTAAATTTTCTCTAGCCAAAATTAATGATTCCCAAGACTTGAAACAAGCCCTGCAACAAATTGGTAGTATGGGAGGCGATCGACTTTTAGCGGTAGAAGTGATTTGGACTCCTCAAAGCGAGGGTGATATTCTCAGTCAAGACGACATTCTCGCCAATTATCCCGATCTGAAATTGGTGTAA
- a CDS encoding phosphopantothenoylcysteine decarboxylase translates to MTWNFSSPTDSPLSDREVPLESHHLWGKRIALLVTGGIAAMKAPLIARSLRKFGATVVAFVSEEALRYVTKEALEWSTVNPVISQLTAKAEHLSDQSPFDLYLVAPATYNTINKFRYGIADGVITSCLASALGRQEKGKTKILLVPTMHGSLHNAILTESLQTLDRWGVQIMSPRDDYGKHNLPGEKEITVAACGILSNSVLKNRPILVTGGPTPVIIDNIRRLTNRFTGQLGVAIAEELYLRGAKVQLIHGRGSYTPPAYLPHEIIETYDEYLGKVMGELESKDYKFGIFSAAVADYRLESPFSGKIPSGGPLNLNFVPTEKVIDKVREKFPDLEMVTFKYQEGVSQEELLEIARKRLEKGYQAVIANRGEEKGDQGEQVAYLVTKAALGKFIGKKAIAIGIAEYLEQRAKNVTIKKI, encoded by the coding sequence ATGACTTGGAATTTCTCTTCTCCGACGGATTCGCCCTTAAGCGATCGCGAAGTACCCTTAGAAAGTCATCATCTCTGGGGTAAACGTATTGCTTTACTGGTGACAGGAGGGATTGCGGCCATGAAAGCGCCGCTAATTGCCCGATCTTTGCGGAAATTCGGGGCTACAGTCGTGGCTTTTGTCTCGGAAGAAGCTTTAAGATACGTCACTAAGGAAGCTTTGGAATGGAGTACGGTTAATCCCGTAATTAGCCAATTAACGGCAAAAGCAGAACATTTAAGCGATCAATCTCCCTTTGATCTTTATTTAGTCGCCCCCGCTACCTATAACACGATTAATAAGTTTCGTTACGGAATCGCTGACGGAGTGATCACTTCATGCTTGGCCTCGGCCTTGGGACGACAGGAAAAGGGAAAAACTAAAATTCTGCTTGTCCCCACCATGCACGGCAGTTTACATAATGCTATTCTGACCGAATCTTTGCAAACTCTCGATCGCTGGGGAGTCCAGATTATGTCACCCCGGGATGATTACGGTAAGCACAATCTCCCCGGGGAAAAAGAGATCACCGTAGCAGCCTGTGGGATTCTCAGTAATTCTGTCCTGAAAAATAGGCCGATTTTAGTCACTGGTGGACCCACACCCGTTATTATCGATAATATTCGTCGTTTAACCAATCGTTTTACCGGACAATTAGGAGTCGCTATTGCAGAAGAATTGTACCTGCGCGGGGCAAAGGTGCAATTAATCCACGGACGCGGCAGCTATACACCTCCCGCTTATTTACCCCATGAAATTATTGAAACTTATGACGAGTATCTAGGGAAGGTTATGGGAGAATTAGAGAGTAAAGATTATAAATTTGGGATTTTTTCGGCAGCAGTGGCAGATTATCGCTTAGAAAGCCCTTTTTCTGGCAAAATTCCCAGTGGTGGGCCGTTAAATCTTAATTTTGTGCCGACGGAAAAAGTGATTGACAAGGTGAGAGAAAAATTTCCCGATTTAGAGATGGTGACTTTCAAGTATCAGGAGGGAGTCAGTCAGGAGGAGTTGCTGGAAATCGCCCGTAAACGCCTAGAAAAGGGCTATCAGGCCGTCATTGCTAATAGGGGTGAGGAAAAGGGCGATCAAGGGGAACAGGTGGCTTATTTGGTCACAAAAGCGGCATTGGGGAAATTTATCGGCAAAAAAGCGATCGCTATTGGCATCGCCGAATATTTAGAACAGCGAGCCAAAAATGTTACAATCAAAAAAATTTAA
- a CDS encoding 2Fe-2S iron-sulfur cluster-binding protein, translating to MGNINFVKENKIVVAADGANLREKAIQNGVDIYTFGGKLMNCGGYGQCGTCIVAIVEGMENLSAKTDFEQRCLKKKPENYRLACQTSVNGPISVQTKPK from the coding sequence ATGGGTAACATCAACTTCGTCAAAGAGAATAAGATCGTGGTAGCGGCAGATGGAGCGAATTTACGAGAGAAAGCAATCCAGAATGGCGTTGATATCTACACTTTTGGCGGTAAATTGATGAATTGTGGCGGTTACGGTCAGTGTGGTACTTGTATAGTGGCAATTGTCGAGGGTATGGAAAATCTCTCGGCCAAAACCGACTTTGAACAGCGCTGTCTGAAGAAAAAACCCGAAAATTATCGTTTAGCCTGTCAAACCAGCGTTAATGGCCCTATTAGCGTCCAAACTAAACCAAAATAG